Proteins found in one Pseudanabaena sp. FACHB-2040 genomic segment:
- a CDS encoding NYN domain-containing protein → MSTEPALPFPHDRVLYERISRLIATAVIQMQQTAPEYLQAKFRAVDLAEKQGRLVAKLTGLLSPHTDFESLKRLLEGALQQLLIPQFFETVIYQNLLRQIDALMAAPGGRTAAFPQPDFALQTPRAERGDAIAVLLLDAENITLPEPAESWIAERCQYQIQTKIAFGNWRKLGNQDQNLHQRGYQMIHVPQGKNGADLKMTALGASMLVLDPKVKEVIVCSSDQDLNHLRQMLAAQGLKVYQVRRQNNTLTLVNGNPHAPQVFSLTPPIEAPSLSVGLQFLRAHLANSPEFSSPFNQLGCAFYQHFKVSLRQFISHHGYTQTPKAFLESQPDFVLLASEADRSLCIPLKAQLVAAQPQATPSKEAKDFTPRTLEIVSRGILKRLIQEQSTDKIRLEVIAVQFQKQHGQSIKSILKQHQLATSLPKFFQSLKGITVEQDGKYWLVSLQ, encoded by the coding sequence GTGTCCACTGAGCCTGCCTTGCCGTTTCCCCATGACCGGGTTCTGTACGAGCGCATCAGTCGTCTGATTGCTACAGCCGTGATTCAGATGCAGCAGACGGCACCCGAGTATCTTCAGGCGAAGTTTAGAGCGGTTGACCTGGCAGAGAAACAGGGACGGCTGGTTGCCAAGCTAACGGGTCTGCTAAGCCCCCACACCGACTTTGAGAGTTTGAAACGGCTTCTAGAAGGAGCCTTGCAGCAGCTTCTGATACCGCAATTTTTTGAAACCGTAATTTATCAAAACCTGCTCCGACAAATCGACGCTCTGATGGCGGCTCCGGGAGGACGCACCGCTGCATTCCCTCAGCCTGACTTTGCTCTGCAGACTCCACGGGCTGAGCGAGGAGATGCGATCGCAGTTCTCCTCCTAGATGCAGAAAATATTACGCTGCCTGAACCGGCAGAGAGCTGGATTGCCGAGCGCTGCCAATACCAGATCCAAACCAAAATTGCCTTTGGCAACTGGCGCAAGCTCGGCAACCAAGACCAGAACCTCCACCAGCGGGGTTACCAGATGATCCACGTGCCCCAAGGCAAAAATGGGGCTGACCTAAAGATGACCGCTCTAGGTGCGTCCATGCTCGTTCTCGATCCTAAGGTCAAAGAAGTGATCGTTTGCTCCTCCGATCAAGACCTCAACCATTTAAGGCAAATGTTGGCTGCTCAGGGCCTCAAGGTTTACCAGGTGCGCCGCCAAAATAATACGCTGACCTTGGTAAACGGCAATCCTCATGCTCCACAGGTCTTTTCGCTTACGCCGCCAATTGAAGCTCCTAGCTTATCAGTAGGGCTGCAATTTCTCAGGGCACATCTTGCCAATAGTCCAGAGTTTTCTAGCCCTTTTAATCAACTGGGTTGCGCCTTTTACCAGCACTTCAAAGTTTCGCTGCGTCAGTTCATCAGCCATCACGGCTATACCCAGACGCCCAAGGCTTTTCTCGAGAGCCAGCCTGATTTCGTACTTTTAGCCAGTGAAGCTGACCGATCGCTTTGTATCCCCCTAAAAGCTCAGCTCGTTGCCGCCCAGCCTCAAGCTACTCCATCTAAAGAGGCCAAAGACTTCACTCCTAGAACGCTAGAGATCGTCAGCAGAGGTATTTTGAAGCGGCTAATTCAGGAGCAGTCAACCGACAAAATTCGTCTTGAGGTGATTGCTGTCCAATTTCAAAAACAGCATGGGCAATCCATCAAAAGCATCTTGAAACAACACCAGTTGGCCACAAGTCTGCCCAAATTCTTCCAGTCCTTGAAAGGCATCACCGTAGAGCAGGATGGAAAGTACTGGCTGGTGTCTTTGCAGTAA
- a CDS encoding FAD-dependent oxidoreductase — protein MNLDYDLVVIGAGSGGLAAAVRAAGYGARVAIAERAKPGGACVNYGCIPEKFLDYAAGFNRLEQVAFSYGWQECPRNFDWLKFNKAKEQHIHHLNEVHLGHIQEAGVEFLQGHASFLDAHTVMVEGYPVTAEKILISAGAKPTKPNIPGAEHAITWHELYQLSSQPRSIAVIGADPIGVKIAGSLNALGTQVTHIVSEERILSTFDAEISQEIQNRLIHRGVQFFNKTHVAAIKEERDGFSLTFAGQAESLIVETVLMDAPRTPNLENLNLDKANIQLSPSGAISINEFSQTSQESVFAVGDCTERIPLTPSAIAQGRAFADTEFGGQKRSVSLVWVPISISSHPEAATVGASEAEAHAKFGEAAVCYRTRFRPLLYSFSQIEEKTFIKAIVNRQDQDRLLGVHMVGDGAVDIIQSLAVALKLGATKQDLNAAIGIHPSSAEELFSIEAF, from the coding sequence TTGAACTTAGACTATGATCTTGTTGTGATTGGAGCAGGTTCTGGCGGGCTAGCAGCAGCAGTACGAGCGGCTGGCTACGGGGCCCGCGTTGCGATCGCAGAACGCGCCAAGCCGGGCGGAGCCTGTGTTAACTATGGATGTATCCCAGAGAAGTTTTTAGATTACGCGGCTGGGTTTAATCGGCTGGAGCAAGTTGCGTTTAGCTACGGCTGGCAGGAGTGCCCCCGAAATTTTGACTGGCTAAAGTTTAACAAAGCAAAAGAGCAGCACATCCACCACCTTAATGAGGTGCACTTAGGGCATATTCAAGAGGCAGGTGTTGAATTTCTGCAGGGTCATGCCAGCTTTTTAGATGCTCATACGGTCATGGTAGAAGGCTACCCGGTAACAGCAGAAAAAATTCTCATTTCAGCGGGTGCAAAGCCCACAAAACCCAACATTCCGGGAGCAGAGCACGCGATTACCTGGCATGAACTTTACCAACTCTCAAGCCAGCCTCGATCTATTGCGGTTATAGGCGCTGATCCGATTGGGGTGAAAATTGCTGGCAGCTTAAATGCGCTGGGAACTCAGGTGACTCACATCGTTTCCGAAGAACGAATTCTGTCGACTTTTGATGCGGAGATAAGTCAGGAGATTCAAAATCGACTAATCCACCGAGGTGTGCAGTTCTTCAACAAAACCCACGTTGCCGCCATCAAAGAAGAACGCGATGGCTTTTCCCTCACCTTTGCCGGACAAGCAGAATCTTTAATAGTTGAAACAGTGCTAATGGATGCGCCGCGCACGCCTAATCTAGAAAATTTAAACCTAGATAAGGCCAATATTCAACTGTCCCCATCTGGTGCTATCAGCATTAACGAATTTAGCCAAACCTCGCAGGAGAGCGTTTTTGCCGTCGGAGACTGCACAGAGCGCATTCCCCTAACTCCAAGTGCGATCGCACAAGGAAGAGCCTTTGCAGACACGGAGTTTGGGGGGCAAAAACGCAGCGTTAGTTTAGTCTGGGTTCCCATTTCTATTTCCTCCCATCCAGAAGCCGCCACAGTTGGCGCTTCTGAGGCAGAAGCTCACGCCAAGTTTGGAGAGGCCGCCGTTTGCTATCGCACCCGGTTTCGCCCGTTGCTCTACTCCTTTTCCCAGATTGAAGAAAAGACGTTTATTAAAGCCATCGTCAATCGCCAGGATCAAGATCGCCTGCTGGGCGTTCACATGGTGGGAGATGGGGCAGTCGATATTATTCAAAGTCTTGCAGTTGCACTCAAGCTGGGAGCAACAAAGCAGGACTTAAATGCCGCCATTGGCATTCATCCCTCAAGTGCAGAAGAGCTCTTTTCCATAGAGGCTTTTTAA
- a CDS encoding LysE family translocator: MQSNLTFSSMVALFSALIVLAAIPSVSVLAVSTRAATSGFIHGVFTAMGIVLGDIIFILIAIWGLSFLAETMGSLFALIKYLGGAYLIGLGIALCRSKSSSVESEEAVDSSLLSSFLTGLAITMGDQKATLFYLGFFPAFLDISEVSYFDTAIIIAIAAVAVGGVKLGYAFMADRARLLISSRIRKGMNLVAGCVMIAVGVLLITKA, translated from the coding sequence ATGCAAAGCAATCTGACATTTAGCAGCATGGTTGCATTGTTCAGCGCCCTGATTGTTCTGGCAGCTATTCCCAGTGTAAGTGTATTGGCTGTCTCTACTCGGGCAGCGACATCGGGCTTTATTCATGGTGTTTTCACGGCTATGGGAATCGTGCTCGGCGACATCATTTTCATCCTTATAGCTATTTGGGGCTTATCGTTTCTAGCTGAGACAATGGGTAGCCTGTTTGCTCTCATAAAATACCTGGGTGGAGCTTATCTAATTGGTTTAGGGATAGCGTTGTGCAGGTCAAAATCAAGCTCTGTTGAGTCGGAGGAAGCTGTAGACTCTTCTTTGCTGTCTAGCTTTTTGACTGGACTGGCAATTACAATGGGCGATCAAAAGGCGACCCTATTCTATCTTGGGTTTTTCCCGGCGTTTCTTGATATTTCTGAAGTATCTTATTTTGATACTGCCATTATTATTGCAATTGCAGCAGTAGCCGTAGGGGGTGTAAAACTGGGCTATGCATTCATGGCAGATAGAGCCAGATTACTGATTAGTTCTAGAATCAGGAAAGGCATGAATCTTGTTGCTGGCTGTGTGATGATTGCTGTTGGGGTATTGTTAATAACAAAAGCTTAA